In Gemmatimonadetes bacterium T265, one DNA window encodes the following:
- a CDS encoding UPF0234 protein yields the protein MAQTYSFDVTTGVDLQEVDNAVNQAQKEIAQRYDFKGSKAAIDFRRAESALGLVADSDFQMTALFDVLQAKLIKRGVPVKNLDVGKIEAAGGDTVRREVKLKTALDSDTAKKVAAAVKEAKLKKVQASIQAEQVRVTAPDKDELQAAIQLLRTGDFGVELKFGNYR from the coding sequence ATGGCCCAGACGTACTCGTTCGACGTGACCACGGGGGTCGACCTCCAAGAGGTCGACAACGCGGTAAACCAGGCGCAGAAGGAGATCGCGCAGCGCTACGACTTCAAGGGGTCGAAGGCGGCGATCGACTTCCGGCGCGCCGAGTCGGCGCTCGGCCTCGTCGCCGACAGCGACTTCCAGATGACCGCGCTGTTCGACGTGCTGCAGGCCAAGCTCATCAAGCGCGGCGTGCCGGTGAAGAACCTGGACGTCGGGAAGATCGAGGCGGCGGGCGGCGACACCGTGCGGCGCGAGGTGAAGCTCAAGACGGCGCTCGACTCCGACACGGCCAAGAAGGTCGCCGCCGCGGTGAAGGAGGCCAAGCTAAAAAAGGTGCAGGCGAGCATCCAGGCCGAGCAGGTGCGCGTGACCGCCCCGGACAAGGACGAACTGCAGGCGGCGATCCAGCTGCTGCGCACGGGCGACTTCGGCGTCGAGCTGAAGTTCGGCAACTACCGCTAG